The following nucleotide sequence is from Phycisphaerales bacterium.
GGCTGGGCCTGGCCGCAAGCTTGATGGCCGCCGACCGGGACTGGCGCCGGGCGCTGGACCTGGCCCAATCGGCGATGGCCAGCGACGATGCGCGGACGCGGGCCGACGCGGTGGCGCTCGCTGGTGCGGCCCACACGCTGCTCGTCGGGCGCGCGGGCGACGATGCGGCATCGCTGGAGACGCTGGAGGCCGCCCTGAAGTTTGCTCGGGCCCACCCGGAGGCGACCGAGATCGATCCGGCAGCGCTGGGCTTGCGATTGGCCTCGGCGCTCATCGATCGCGGACGCCGGGAAGACGCCGTGGGCGTGATCTCCGCGGTCAAGGACGTGCCGGGGCTGGATGCGCTGATCCTGCGGGCCCGCGCCAGCGACGTGCTCGATCTGCCCGAGCAGGCATTCGCGGCGTACCTGGAGGCATCCGGGTCGCTGCAGCCGGATGACCCGAAGGGACGCTACTGGCTGGTGTGGACGCGGCTGCTCGAACTGCTCAACGACGAGCGGCGGGTGCGCGCCGGCGCCGGGAGCCAGCGCAGCGCCGAGCAGATCGAGGCCCGTCTTCGCGGCTACCTGCTGAAGCTGCGCGGCATCGACGAAGAGCTTGGCGGCGAGCCGTGGGGCCAGCGCCTGCGGGCGGTCGAAGCCAGCCTCGATCGCTGAGGGTGCTGTTGCGATCCCTGACTCGAATCAGACTGATTCAGAGTTCCTGCTCGAGCCAGGCGAGGAACTTGTCGGGGCTGGCGTAGCCCTCGAGCATCGCCACGGGCTTGCCGTCTCGCAGCACGATGGTGCTGGGGAAGGCACGCACGCCGAGTTGCTCGAGCGTGGGCATGGCGACCTGGGTGTCGGTGCCGTCGATCATCACCGGCTGAGCGCGCTGCGAGAGCAGTTCACGCACGCGATCATCGGCAAGCGTCGATCGCTTGAGTTCCTGGCAGGGCCCGCACCAGTCGGCGGTGACGACCGCGACGACGGGAAGGTCGGCGCCGAAGGTCATGGACGACAGATCGGTCGTTACCGGCATGAACTCGGGCGCCGGCGCGGGCGGGCCACCACCGACGATCATGCGGGCCAGCAGCAGGCCCGCAGCGACGACGATCGTGAGCGTGAAGAAGATGCCCGCGATGGGCCGCCCCGATCGGGTCTGTGGTTCCTCGGTGACTGGGGGCTGCGTCGTCGCGTCGTCCATGGCGGGTCCTTTCCGTTGCGGTGTGCGCAGCGGCCCAACCGACGAATCGGCGGCTCTATTCGCGTGCGGGGCGGCACTCGAGAAGCAGTTTCGGGTTATTGGATGAGCAGCGTCTCGGCCAGATCGTTCAAGCTGACGACGCCGACCGGCTTGCCGTTCTGCACCACGATCGCCAGGTCGGCCTCGGCCGCCAGGATGCGCCGGATGGCGACCACCGAGGGCGTGTCGGGCGACACGAGCACCGCCGGACGCAGCCGATCGGGCTCGGTGGGTTCGCCCGCCAGCAGCGAAATGGCCGACGCGACGCCAAGGACGCGGCCGTGGCCATCGGTGACGGGCACGGTCGTCGCCGGCGTGGGGCCCAGTGCACGACGGATGCGCTGGTGCGACCAGTCGGCGTGGACCTTCTGTGCCATCGACCAGGACAGCATCTCGTCGCCCACGCGGCCGCGGCCGAGTGCCAGAGCGCGGTCGAGCAGGGTGGAGTGCTCGTCGCTCATCCCGGTGGGGCCGCCCGCTTCCTTGAGGATGTTGGCCATGCGTTGCCGCGCGTCCGACGAGCCACCCAGGCCGGCGCCGCCGATGAGCGAGGTCATCGCGCGGCCCGCCAGCATGACCAGCGGCACGACCCCCAGCATGACGTAGAACACGCGTAGGCCGCGCAGGATCGGCGCGAACAGGTACGTCAGCCGGTCGGCGCCGGTGCGGAACAGTTCCTTGGGCAGTGACTCGCCGAAGATCAGGATGATGGGCGTCACAACGACCGATTGCACGACGAGCGTCAGGATGGGGCCCATGCCCGCCGCACCGAGCAGGGCCGAGACGCCCAGCACGCCGATGTAGTTGCAGACGTTGTTGTGCACCAGCAGCGTGGACAGCAGGCGATCGGTGCGACGGATCTCGGTGCGCAGCGTGAGTGCCGCGGGATCGCCGCCCAGCGCGCGGGTCTCCAGTCCCAGCCGACCCAGCGAATAGAGGCCCATCTCGAGCCCGCTGGCCAGTGCCGAACCGAGCAATCCCAGCAGGGCGACCAGCGACCAGATGACGGCTTCGCCGCTGCTCACTTTGAGGCCTCCGGTTGCGACGGTGGCTCGAGCACCTGCGACGAGAGTCGGAGCAGCACGCGATCGATGGTGCGCCCGGAGACCACTTCGACCTCGACGTGCACGGGTCCGAAGTCGACCTGATCACCCGGCTCGGCCAGGCGTCCGAGCGAAGCCATGACGGCTCCGGCGATCGTCACGGCCTCGGGCGGCAGGTCGAAGTCCTGGGCGCGATGCTCGGTGAACAGGCGAGCCAGTTCGCTGACGGGCATGCGTCCGGGCACGCTCCAGCAGCCCAGGCCAACCATGATGATGCCGTCGGCCCCGGTCTCGCCGTGTTCGATGGGCATGCCGACCAACCCGCGCAACAGGTCGGCAAAGTCGAGCAGTCCGGTGCTCTCGCCATGCTCGTCGACGCACACTGCGGTGCGTGCCTTGCGTTCTCGAAGCTGGTTGAGCACGCGGTCGAGCCTGGCGTTCTCGGGCACATAGATGGGCTTCTCGAGCATGGGTCGGCCGCGTGCGAGGGTCGCCTTGACGTCGAGGATGCGCGTGATCGTGGCGCCGCGATCATCGAATACCGGCAGGCGATGGGCGCCGGTGCGATGCACGAACTGCACGAGGTCGCCGATGGGCATGTGCGGCGACACCGCGGGCAGGTCGAGTCGCGGCGTCATTGCCACGCGGGCCCGGACGTTGCTCAACCCGACGACGCCCTCGAGCAATTCCTGCTCGTGGTCGTCGATCGTGCCGCCGTGTGCGCCTGCCCGGATGAGCGTGCGGATCGCCGACGCATCGTGGGGCGTGTAGATAGGCGCCAAGTGGATCAATCGTGAGAGCGGCGCCACGACGAGGGCGTCGATGGCCATCAACAGGCCGCCAAGTGCAACGCTGACCGACATGAGCATGGGCGCTGCCAGGCGCGCCCAGCGCGTGCGGAACGTGTCGGCCGCGAGCTTCGCGAGGATCTCACCGAAGAGGATGATCGAGACCAGGGGCAACACCGCCGCGAGCACGCCGAGCAGCGGCGATCGCGTGGTCTGGAGCAGCAGCGCCGCGGCTGCGAAGTACAGCACGTTCACCACCATGTTGAGCAGCAGAACGCAAATGAGGAGGCGTCGTGGCTTGGCCAGCAGGTCGTCGATCGTCTTGGCCGCCTTGGGCGTGTGACGGCGCAACGCCACGCGCTCGCCGTGGGTCAGGCCGAACAGGGCGGTTTCGCTGCCCGAGGCGGCGGCCGAGCCGACCAGCAATACGGCCATCAGGGCGATGAGCCCGATGGCAAGGCTGCTCCCGCCTTCGGCGGCGGCTTGCAGGCCTTGGGTCATCGACTCGGTCGAGGTATCGGTGCTGGGCGTCATGGGTCGGCCTGCGCGAATCAGGCGTCCGGTGCGTGCGCGGGCACGCCCACCTGCTCAAGCATTCGCTCGAAGTATCGCCATTGCTGGAGCACCCCGGCGGCCGTTGACGCACGCATCGGGTCGAGCGGTTCGCTACCCGAGCCGAGCAGCGTGCCCAATTCGGCCGCGAGATCGGCCCTCCGGTCCGTCGCCCATTGGCGCCAGCGCGCCACGGCGTCCTCGTCGCCGGAGGCCACGGCTTCTTCGGCTTCCTGGCGGACCTCCAGGATCTCGGCCAGGAAGTCCGGCGAAAGAGGTGGCGCCTTCGCATCGGGTGCTCGAATTGCCAGAAGGGCGCGAGCACGTCTTTCGGGGTCCAGCAGGGTCGTTCGAGCTTCGTTCAGGGTCGAAGGATCTGCGTCGCCGTCGCCCGCGGCAAGATCCGGATGGGCCTTGGCAATGCGTGCGAGGTACGCCTGTTCGATTTTTGATCGGTCTAGATCGAAGCGTGCGGGCAAGCCGAGAATGTCAAACGGGCTGCTTGGCATGGAGCAGACAGGATAGGCCGGGCTCGATTTGGGGTTGACCCGTCGGCTCGAATCGGCGAGGATGACCCCGGCGGAGGGGCCGGTATCGCGGGGACCGGCATGGAATGGAGGCCGACCTTGCCATCACATCACGTCGGGATCGTGGCCGTGAGCCCCGAGGGCGCCGTCCTTACGTACCGCCAGTTCCACCGCCACGCCACGCG
It contains:
- a CDS encoding thioredoxin family protein, whose product is MDDATTQPPVTEEPQTRSGRPIAGIFFTLTIVVAAGLLLARMIVGGGPPAPAPEFMPVTTDLSSMTFGADLPVVAVVTADWCGPCQELKRSTLADDRVRELLSQRAQPVMIDGTDTQVAMPTLEQLGVRAFPSTIVLRDGKPVAMLEGYASPDKFLAWLEQEL
- a CDS encoding CNNM domain-containing protein, which encodes MSSGEAVIWSLVALLGLLGSALASGLEMGLYSLGRLGLETRALGGDPAALTLRTEIRRTDRLLSTLLVHNNVCNYIGVLGVSALLGAAGMGPILTLVVQSVVVTPIILIFGESLPKELFRTGADRLTYLFAPILRGLRVFYVMLGVVPLVMLAGRAMTSLIGGAGLGGSSDARQRMANILKEAGGPTGMSDEHSTLLDRALALGRGRVGDEMLSWSMAQKVHADWSHQRIRRALGPTPATTVPVTDGHGRVLGVASAISLLAGEPTEPDRLRPAVLVSPDTPSVVAIRRILAAEADLAIVVQNGKPVGVVSLNDLAETLLIQ
- a CDS encoding iron-sulfur cluster co-chaperone HscB C-terminal domain-containing protein, producing the protein MPSSPFDILGLPARFDLDRSKIEQAYLARIAKAHPDLAAGDGDADPSTLNEARTTLLDPERRARALLAIRAPDAKAPPLSPDFLAEILEVRQEAEEAVASGDEDAVARWRQWATDRRADLAAELGTLLGSGSEPLDPMRASTAAGVLQQWRYFERMLEQVGVPAHAPDA
- a CDS encoding CNNM domain-containing protein gives rise to the protein MTPSTDTSTESMTQGLQAAAEGGSSLAIGLIALMAVLLVGSAAASGSETALFGLTHGERVALRRHTPKAAKTIDDLLAKPRRLLICVLLLNMVVNVLYFAAAALLLQTTRSPLLGVLAAVLPLVSIILFGEILAKLAADTFRTRWARLAAPMLMSVSVALGGLLMAIDALVVAPLSRLIHLAPIYTPHDASAIRTLIRAGAHGGTIDDHEQELLEGVVGLSNVRARVAMTPRLDLPAVSPHMPIGDLVQFVHRTGAHRLPVFDDRGATITRILDVKATLARGRPMLEKPIYVPENARLDRVLNQLRERKARTAVCVDEHGESTGLLDFADLLRGLVGMPIEHGETGADGIIMVGLGCWSVPGRMPVSELARLFTEHRAQDFDLPPEAVTIAGAVMASLGRLAEPGDQVDFGPVHVEVEVVSGRTIDRVLLRLSSQVLEPPSQPEASK